One region of Candidatus Binatia bacterium genomic DNA includes:
- a CDS encoding diaminopimelate decarboxylase, with product MFLTAAEAAEVRERFGTPCYVYDRVAAEEAADRALAFPHAFGLTVRYAMKANPNRALLEIFRDKGLDIDASSDFEVERALRAGFAPGRIMLTSQVPSTRLETWIPLGVLYNACSLHQLERYGRAFPGREVTIRVNPGQGSGASHRVNTGGPTSSFGIWHEHLDQAKELAARHGVVLRGLHTHIGSGSDPAVWTRVAHLVLEIALQLPDVRTVSLGGGYRVARVQGESETDLRAVGEASRRAVLDFEKRTGRALRLEIEPGTYLVANAGVVVATCVDVVDTGAKGFLFAKLDTGMTEVMRASLYGAQHPLGVAGAESRPRQAVVFVGRCCESGDMLTPAPGDTTKLAPREVPRPEIGDLVLVGGAGAYCAAMSTLNYNSYPVAPEVLRERDGTLRLVRRRQTIEEMTADELPASSGGPA from the coding sequence CTGTTCCTGACCGCGGCCGAAGCCGCCGAGGTTCGCGAGCGGTTCGGCACTCCCTGCTACGTCTACGACCGGGTCGCGGCCGAGGAGGCCGCCGACCGCGCGCTCGCGTTCCCCCACGCGTTCGGGCTCACCGTCCGCTACGCGATGAAGGCGAACCCCAACCGGGCCCTTCTCGAGATCTTCCGCGACAAGGGGCTCGATATCGACGCCTCGAGCGACTTCGAGGTCGAGCGAGCCCTCCGCGCGGGGTTTGCGCCGGGGCGCATCATGCTGACCTCGCAGGTTCCCTCGACCCGCCTGGAGACGTGGATTCCCCTCGGCGTCCTCTATAACGCCTGCTCGCTCCACCAGCTCGAGCGCTACGGAAGAGCCTTTCCCGGCCGGGAGGTCACGATCCGGGTGAATCCGGGACAGGGGAGCGGTGCTTCCCACCGGGTCAACACCGGCGGGCCCACGTCCAGCTTCGGCATCTGGCACGAGCACCTGGACCAGGCGAAGGAGCTGGCCGCCCGGCACGGCGTCGTCCTTCGCGGCCTCCACACCCACATCGGCTCGGGGAGCGACCCGGCGGTGTGGACGCGGGTCGCCCATCTCGTGCTCGAGATCGCGCTCCAGCTCCCCGACGTCCGCACCGTCAGTCTGGGGGGCGGCTACCGGGTGGCGCGGGTCCAGGGGGAATCCGAGACCGATCTCAGGGCCGTCGGGGAGGCCTCGCGCCGCGCGGTGCTCGATTTCGAGAAGCGGACCGGCCGCGCCTTGCGCTTGGAGATCGAGCCCGGCACCTATCTCGTGGCCAACGCGGGGGTCGTGGTGGCGACCTGCGTGGACGTTGTGGACACGGGAGCGAAGGGGTTTCTGTTCGCCAAGCTGGACACCGGCATGACCGAAGTGATGCGGGCCTCGCTCTATGGCGCGCAGCACCCGCTCGGCGTCGCCGGGGCCGAGTCGCGGCCGCGCCAGGCGGTCGTGTTCGTGGGGCGCTGCTGCGAGTCGGGAGACATGCTCACGCCGGCGCCGGGAGACACGACGAAGCTCGCTCCGCGCGAAGTCCCGCGGCCGGAGATCGGCGATCTGGTCCTGGTCGGAGGAGCCGGGGCCTACTGCGCGGCGATGTCGACGCTGAACTACAACTCCTATCCCGTAGCGCCCGAGGTGCTGCGGGAGCGCGACGGAACGCTCCGCCTGGTCCGGCGGAGGCAGACGATCGAGGAGATGACGGCCGACGAGCTGCCGGCTAGCTCCGGCGGGCCGGCCTAA
- a CDS encoding adenylosuccinate synthase: MSVRVIVGAQWGDEGKGKIVDLLSDEADVVARYQGGPNAGHTVCTGGKTFVLHLIPSGILRPATTCYIGNGVVVDLAALEEERGAVAKQGISVEGRLFVSGSAHVILPDHRLAERHNESGASGPAIGTTGRGIGPAYTDKAARVGLRVADLLEPEIREERVRRLRERTLKLIGKDAPVEPLDQVLARLEKDAERVRPMVVNVSLAVSEAVAAGKRILLEGAQGTHLDLDHGTYPFVTSSSAVSGGACTGVGIGPTQIDEVIGVAKAYATRVGNGPFPSELTGPIADLLREEGNEYGATTGRPRRCGWFDAVAIRHAVRVNGLTQLVITKLDVLDSLEEIAVVTAYTAGGRKLTEMPESLTELTAAKPVLETFPGWKAPTGGAREWDDLPPEARRYLDRLEMLARVPIRLVSVGSGRDENVRRHANLRSTETVGL; this comes from the coding sequence ATGTCCGTGCGCGTCATCGTCGGCGCCCAGTGGGGCGACGAGGGCAAAGGGAAGATCGTCGACCTCCTCAGCGATGAGGCGGACGTGGTCGCGCGCTACCAGGGCGGCCCGAACGCCGGGCACACGGTCTGCACCGGCGGGAAGACGTTCGTCCTCCATCTGATCCCTTCCGGCATCCTTCGGCCCGCGACCACCTGCTACATCGGAAACGGCGTCGTCGTGGACCTGGCCGCTCTCGAAGAGGAGCGGGGCGCCGTCGCGAAGCAGGGAATCTCGGTCGAGGGACGCCTCTTCGTGAGCGGCTCGGCCCACGTCATCCTGCCCGACCATCGCCTGGCCGAGCGCCACAACGAGTCGGGCGCCTCGGGACCCGCCATCGGCACGACGGGGCGCGGCATCGGACCGGCCTACACCGACAAGGCGGCCCGCGTGGGACTCCGCGTGGCCGATCTCCTCGAGCCGGAGATCCGCGAGGAGCGGGTGCGGAGGCTCCGGGAGCGCACGCTCAAGCTGATCGGGAAGGACGCGCCGGTCGAGCCGCTCGACCAGGTGCTCGCGCGCCTGGAGAAGGACGCCGAGCGGGTCCGGCCGATGGTGGTCAACGTCTCCCTCGCGGTCTCCGAAGCGGTCGCCGCCGGCAAGCGGATCCTCCTCGAGGGGGCGCAGGGAACGCACCTCGACCTGGACCACGGCACCTACCCGTTCGTCACGTCGTCCAGCGCGGTCTCCGGCGGCGCCTGCACGGGTGTCGGGATCGGTCCGACGCAGATCGACGAAGTGATCGGCGTGGCGAAGGCGTACGCCACGCGCGTCGGAAACGGCCCCTTCCCCTCGGAACTCACGGGCCCGATCGCCGACCTGCTCCGCGAGGAGGGGAACGAGTACGGCGCCACCACGGGACGCCCGCGCCGGTGCGGCTGGTTCGACGCGGTGGCGATCCGCCACGCCGTGCGCGTGAACGGGCTCACGCAGCTCGTCATCACCAAGCTCGACGTGCTCGACAGCCTGGAGGAGATCGCGGTGGTCACGGCCTACACGGCCGGCGGTCGTAAGCTGACCGAGATGCCCGAGTCGCTGACGGAGCTCACCGCGGCCAAGCCCGTGCTCGAGACCTTCCCGGGGTGGAAGGCGCCGACCGGCGGCGCGCGGGAATGGGACGACCTCCCGCCCGAGGCGCGCCGCTACCTCGACCGGCTGGAGATGCTGGCCCGGGTCCCGATACGCCTCGTCTCGGTGGGCTCGGGGCGCGACGAGAACGTCCGGCGCCATGCCAACCTTCGCTCCACCGAAACCGTCGGACTGTAG
- a CDS encoding c-type cytochrome, whose product MPRPQPLRFAAPLVVPAIALAALLALPAAAPRTAGAQQAQFEWPAHPKNLKVLPKSTTPDQLRETMVGFTQSLGVRCPYCHVGEEGKPLTTFDFSSDAKPTKQIARDMVRMMGDIHKDLGRMRLSSGVPRVNVRCITCHHGHARPTTLTEELMVTYDRAGIDSTLDAYQKLKGRYFGRDAYDFSENGLADFGAELQKKGRADDAIRVHQLNVQQYPTSMRAYGALEQAYETAGRKQEAIDTYHKMLDMDPSNSNIQRRLHELEGSGK is encoded by the coding sequence ATGCCTCGTCCGCAGCCCCTTCGCTTCGCCGCGCCCCTCGTCGTGCCCGCGATCGCCCTGGCCGCGCTTCTGGCGCTGCCCGCGGCGGCTCCGCGCACGGCCGGCGCGCAGCAGGCGCAGTTCGAATGGCCCGCCCACCCGAAGAACCTCAAGGTCCTGCCCAAGAGCACGACGCCGGACCAGCTCCGCGAGACCATGGTGGGCTTCACGCAGTCGCTGGGGGTCCGGTGTCCCTACTGCCACGTCGGTGAAGAGGGGAAGCCGCTCACGACGTTCGATTTCTCGTCGGACGCCAAGCCGACCAAGCAGATCGCGCGCGACATGGTGCGGATGATGGGCGACATCCACAAGGATCTCGGCAGGATGAGGCTCTCGTCGGGCGTGCCGCGCGTGAACGTGCGCTGCATCACCTGCCACCACGGCCACGCGCGCCCGACGACGCTCACCGAAGAGCTGATGGTGACCTACGACCGGGCCGGGATCGATTCGACCCTGGACGCCTACCAGAAGCTCAAGGGGCGCTACTTCGGGCGGGACGCCTACGACTTCAGCGAGAACGGACTCGCGGACTTCGGCGCCGAGCTCCAGAAGAAGGGGCGCGCCGACGACGCGATCCGCGTGCACCAGCTCAACGTGCAGCAGTACCCCACGTCGATGCGGGCGTACGGCGCGCTGGAGCAGGCCTACGAGACGGCGGGGCGCAAACAGGAAGCGATCGACACGTACCACAAGATGCTCGACATGGATCCGAGCAACTCCAACATCCAGCGCCGGCTGCACGAGCTGGAAGGCTCGGGGAAGTAG
- a CDS encoding VOC family protein produces MGKPVVHWEFWSTDPARVSDFYAKVFDWKIQNIPELNYRFVETGGGAGINGGIMQPDRSGPWPGNMAFYIDVEDLASYRKRIVDAGGKILVEEQQVPGMGSFSLFADPEGRVLGIWKQTAAR; encoded by the coding sequence ATGGGAAAGCCCGTCGTTCACTGGGAATTCTGGTCCACCGATCCCGCCCGGGTCTCCGACTTCTACGCGAAGGTCTTCGATTGGAAGATCCAGAACATCCCCGAGCTGAACTACCGCTTCGTCGAGACCGGCGGCGGCGCCGGCATCAACGGCGGCATCATGCAGCCCGACCGGAGCGGCCCGTGGCCCGGGAACATGGCGTTCTACATCGACGTGGAGGACCTCGCGAGCTACCGGAAGCGGATCGTGGACGCGGGCGGGAAGATTCTCGTGGAAGAGCAGCAGGTCCCCGGGATGGGTTCCTTCTCGCTCTTCGCCGATCCCGAGGGCCGCGTGCTCGGGATCTGGAAGCAGACCGCCGCGCGCTGA